Proteins co-encoded in one Streptomyces sp. JH34 genomic window:
- a CDS encoding LamG-like jellyroll fold domain-containing protein, translating to MPVVSTRTRAVLAGLGLLLSCLAVPTVAAPAARASGSAPSADALTGTEQILFRSGTGGYGCFRIPALVRTRTNALLAFAEARRSPSCADRGPIDLVVRRSTNDGRTWSPVRVVTTGSPDDPHTPWTRSNPAPVADLVTGDVLLLSTSEPVQPGGRRTPHVQRSTDDGLTFGAARPLPRFAGTDKGWYGTGPGHGIQLTEGAHRGRLVVGAYEEPDSSTAYIGVLYSDDGGETWQASTTPNSHVKDTVKPGEPAVAELDDGSVYVNARNNTDPVHRTRAVSTDGGTTVPAQRPATGLTTPQVQGSVLALRQTYRSTPGDTLVFAAPTHPTDRQEMGLRWSTDRGVTWQQSSRSAISDDRAGYSDLAELVDGQIGLLYEGGADFSAAHLYFNRFTPSSVGVPGTTTGPAHPQPTPAAGRTTPDTGPDANDAYLAGDAALGPGRSQQALVLDGAGDHAELPYAPSLDPGAGDVTYSFFFRHSASATSPQQALMWAYGTGSAEPQVWIRAQPSQDRLYVWAQTASGTTGLALPDTTASTAFGDGAWHHLALVRTAGQLALSVDGGPPAVATGVTGSLTNTLDRGVDGIRLGAKADATASDSYAGALDEFRVHRAALTSAQLTALRTAGGAPGAEDTLSVRLPFQVIDRADAPAMVSVGIQDDVSGHCADGTLLDGLPAETTGRVGRGAIGVSATRPGVETPYLPALDVGSSDFTYTLWFAHSATASTPNAALLWAYGSTSGKPSLWVRTQPAQDRLLAWAQTPEGHVQVALPDTGASTAYGDGDWHLLALRRADGILRLSVDGAPAVEASGLTGSLTGAAAEGLRVGSKPDRSDVLTGRLDDVRLFDRALTRTELTTATASTVGGSGGYPSDLPRVWWSMEPGNTEVHQIQRSAAGPATPDSSAHCNHAYVRGSAATGDGRFGSALTLDGTDDGVELPYGADEALGADDFTVALWWKYSATAVTGDQVLLWAYGTGGAERQLWLRAKPSQDRLTAHLQTDSATTELHAVDTSAGTAFGNAAWHHVVLQRSGDRLTLSVDGSVLDEAESLSGAVTCGDAFEVSGIHLGTRPNGAEYLKGSLDEFVLVRRALTAQELTSLRTLGTDPGPATVARLPFETVTATGYARM from the coding sequence TTGCCCGTTGTCAGCACCAGGACGAGAGCGGTACTGGCGGGCCTGGGCCTGCTCCTCTCGTGCCTCGCCGTGCCCACGGTCGCCGCGCCGGCAGCCCGGGCCTCCGGCAGCGCACCGTCCGCCGACGCCCTGACCGGAACCGAGCAGATCCTCTTCCGGTCGGGGACCGGCGGTTACGGCTGCTTCCGCATCCCCGCCCTGGTCCGCACCAGGACGAACGCGCTGCTCGCCTTCGCCGAGGCCCGCCGCTCGCCCTCCTGCGCCGACCGCGGTCCCATCGACCTCGTGGTCCGGCGCTCCACCAACGACGGCCGCACCTGGAGCCCGGTCCGGGTGGTGACGACCGGAAGCCCCGACGATCCGCACACACCCTGGACCCGGAGCAATCCCGCGCCCGTCGCCGACCTCGTCACGGGTGACGTCCTGCTGCTCTCGACCTCCGAGCCGGTACAGCCCGGCGGCAGGCGGACACCGCACGTCCAGCGCTCCACCGACGACGGGCTGACCTTCGGCGCGGCCCGTCCGCTGCCGCGGTTCGCCGGCACCGACAAGGGCTGGTACGGCACCGGCCCCGGTCACGGCATCCAGCTCACCGAGGGCGCGCACCGGGGCCGGCTGGTCGTGGGGGCGTACGAGGAACCCGATTCCTCGACCGCGTACATCGGTGTGCTGTACAGCGACGACGGCGGCGAGACCTGGCAGGCGTCCACCACCCCCAACTCCCATGTGAAGGACACCGTCAAGCCGGGTGAGCCCGCCGTCGCCGAGCTCGACGACGGAAGCGTGTACGTCAACGCACGGAACAACACGGACCCCGTCCACCGCACCCGCGCCGTGAGCACGGACGGGGGGACCACCGTGCCGGCCCAGCGGCCGGCGACCGGCCTGACGACACCTCAGGTGCAGGGTTCGGTGCTCGCTCTGCGACAGACGTACCGCAGCACTCCGGGTGACACGCTCGTGTTCGCGGCCCCCACCCACCCCACCGACCGCCAGGAGATGGGGTTGCGATGGTCGACCGACCGGGGGGTGACCTGGCAGCAGTCCTCCCGGAGCGCGATCAGTGACGACCGGGCGGGGTACTCCGACCTCGCCGAGCTCGTGGACGGCCAGATCGGGCTCCTGTACGAGGGCGGTGCGGACTTCTCCGCCGCGCACCTCTACTTCAACCGGTTCACGCCCTCCTCCGTGGGAGTGCCCGGCACGACCACCGGCCCGGCCCATCCGCAGCCCACACCCGCGGCCGGCCGGACCACCCCGGACACCGGGCCGGACGCCAACGACGCCTATCTGGCGGGGGACGCCGCACTGGGCCCGGGCCGCTCCCAGCAGGCCCTCGTCCTGGACGGAGCGGGCGACCACGCCGAACTGCCGTACGCTCCGTCCCTGGATCCTGGCGCCGGTGACGTCACCTACTCGTTCTTCTTCCGCCACTCCGCGTCCGCCACGAGCCCCCAGCAGGCCCTGATGTGGGCGTACGGCACGGGCTCGGCCGAGCCGCAGGTGTGGATCAGGGCGCAGCCCTCGCAGGACCGGCTCTACGTCTGGGCCCAGACCGCCTCGGGGACCACCGGGCTGGCGCTGCCGGACACAACGGCGTCCACCGCGTTCGGGGACGGGGCGTGGCACCATCTGGCGCTGGTGCGCACAGCGGGCCAACTCGCGCTGTCGGTGGACGGCGGGCCGCCCGCGGTGGCGACCGGCGTCACCGGATCCCTGACGAACACCCTCGACCGGGGCGTCGACGGAATCCGGCTCGGCGCCAAGGCCGACGCGACGGCCAGCGACTCCTACGCGGGCGCGCTCGACGAGTTCCGGGTCCACCGGGCCGCGCTCACCTCCGCCCAGCTGACGGCACTGCGCACCGCGGGCGGTGCTCCCGGCGCCGAGGACACGCTGTCGGTGCGTCTCCCGTTCCAGGTGATCGACCGCGCCGACGCCCCGGCCATGGTCTCCGTCGGCATCCAGGACGACGTCTCCGGCCACTGCGCCGACGGCACCCTGCTCGACGGACTGCCCGCAGAGACGACGGGACGCGTGGGCAGGGGTGCGATCGGCGTGTCGGCGACCCGGCCCGGTGTCGAGACCCCGTACCTGCCCGCCCTGGACGTCGGTTCCTCGGACTTCACGTACACCCTGTGGTTCGCCCACTCGGCCACGGCCTCGACTCCCAACGCGGCTCTGCTGTGGGCCTACGGCTCGACATCCGGCAAGCCCTCCCTGTGGGTACGCACCCAGCCGGCCCAGGACCGCTTGCTGGCCTGGGCCCAGACACCCGAGGGACACGTCCAGGTCGCCCTGCCGGACACCGGCGCGTCCACTGCCTACGGGGACGGGGACTGGCACCTGCTGGCCCTGAGACGCGCCGACGGCATCCTGCGGCTGAGTGTCGACGGCGCGCCGGCCGTGGAGGCCTCCGGCCTCACCGGTTCCCTGACCGGGGCGGCGGCCGAAGGACTGCGGGTCGGCTCCAAGCCGGACCGTTCCGACGTGCTGACTGGCAGGCTGGACGACGTCCGTCTGTTCGACCGGGCACTGACGCGGACCGAGCTGACCACCGCCACGGCCTCGACGGTCGGCGGCAGCGGCGGCTACCCGTCGGACCTGCCCCGGGTCTGGTGGTCGATGGAGCCGGGCAACACCGAGGTCCACCAGATCCAGCGTTCCGCGGCCGGCCCGGCGACACCGGACTCCTCCGCCCACTGCAACCACGCCTACGTGCGGGGCTCCGCGGCCACGGGTGACGGCAGATTCGGCTCCGCCCTGACGCTCGACGGCACGGACGACGGCGTCGAGCTCCCCTACGGTGCCGACGAGGCACTGGGAGCGGACGACTTCACCGTCGCCCTGTGGTGGAAGTACTCGGCCACCGCGGTCACCGGCGATCAGGTGCTGCTCTGGGCGTACGGCACCGGAGGTGCGGAACGTCAGCTGTGGCTGCGCGCCAAACCCTCGCAGGACCGGCTGACCGCCCACCTCCAGACGGACAGCGCCACCACGGAGTTGCACGCGGTCGACACGAGCGCGGGCACGGCCTTCGGGAACGCGGCGTGGCACCACGTCGTACTCCAGAGGTCCGGCGACCGGCTGACGCTGTCGGTGGACGGTTCGGTCCTCGACGAGGCGGAAAGCCTCTCCGGCGCGGTGACCTGTGGTGACGCGTTCGAGGTGTCCGGCATCCACCTGGGGACCCGGCCGAACGGCGCCGAGTACCTGAAGGGATCTCTGGACGAGTTCGTGCTGGTGCGCCGGGCACTGACGGCCCAGGAGCTGACGTCACTGCGCACGCTCGGCACCGACCCGGGCCCGGCGACGGTGGCGCGGCTCCCCTTCGAGACGGTGACGGCGACGGGCTACGCCCGCATGTGA
- a CDS encoding tachylectin-related carbohydrate-binding protein → MTSDMSRTAPRWIAAATAVAASFPLLVALPGTAHAAEAAACTTTGPTYAVDSAGKLLRADMPTPLTGGTLPTAGSIDTGWNVYGRMLAGQSARFYGIKSDGLYLSHRSSGTWDIHHKKISDNFGWLAKAEDRNQVTIDRDDRIWVLDNEGVLRTFSYDSEGEAWSADSGKILDQGWERYNLIVAADKGVVYGRSATDGRLYRSRYDFASQRWLERHVVESLADWNVYTKGITSVGGDTLMGITAAGAAHYYRFDENIRDFPVYKKTVGASGWAAYTSVAGAPDACRIVNTHTPAPVPAGLEEYSPAAIMQSSSGSLEIAYSDNIGHLVHGRIADPSDINSAKWATVSGNEAFSGRPTLAEHEDGRVVVTGHNLSGDIWQLNQKAKTSADWEPWLSLGGAMAQHPVTTKTATGRLVQFTTDTDGRPWYRIQQRPNVSFMAWMPLNGLGLSGPLTAVPARDGIQLFGRNAAGSMVTARFDEAGTLTSWTGLGDRTVTGTPAVVVYPGYRYRVFANDGQGNVVTTTQDAEGGAYSAWSTIAGVVAEGSPTAVVSPASGLTEIMVRDATGGVHNTGETTQGSGVWRTWDRVADGAAAEPTTFTYTNANGPRWGFTFRSASNATWIYELNANFSAFAARSTGPSARFTGTELNAPPAG, encoded by the coding sequence ATGACCTCAGACATGTCCCGTACCGCTCCACGGTGGATCGCGGCGGCCACCGCCGTGGCCGCCTCGTTCCCCCTGCTCGTCGCCCTCCCCGGCACGGCGCACGCTGCCGAGGCCGCCGCCTGCACCACGACAGGCCCCACCTACGCGGTCGACTCGGCGGGCAAACTGCTGCGCGCCGACATGCCCACCCCGCTCACCGGCGGGACCCTCCCGACCGCCGGAAGCATCGACACGGGCTGGAACGTCTACGGCAGGATGCTGGCCGGGCAGTCGGCACGCTTCTACGGGATCAAGTCCGACGGCCTCTACCTGAGCCACCGGTCCTCGGGCACCTGGGACATCCACCACAAGAAGATCAGCGACAACTTCGGCTGGCTGGCCAAGGCGGAGGACCGCAACCAGGTCACCATCGACCGGGACGACCGGATCTGGGTGCTGGACAACGAGGGTGTGCTGCGGACCTTCTCGTACGACTCGGAGGGCGAGGCCTGGTCCGCGGACAGCGGCAAGATCCTCGACCAGGGCTGGGAGCGGTACAACCTGATCGTGGCGGCCGACAAGGGTGTGGTGTACGGGCGTTCGGCGACGGACGGCCGTCTGTACCGCTCCCGCTACGACTTCGCGAGCCAGCGCTGGCTCGAGCGCCACGTCGTCGAGAGCCTGGCCGACTGGAACGTGTACACCAAGGGGATCACCTCGGTCGGCGGCGACACGCTCATGGGCATCACCGCGGCCGGAGCCGCGCACTACTACCGCTTCGACGAGAACATCCGGGACTTCCCCGTCTACAAGAAGACGGTCGGCGCCTCGGGCTGGGCCGCCTACACGAGCGTCGCCGGTGCGCCCGACGCGTGCCGGATCGTCAACACCCACACCCCGGCACCGGTGCCTGCCGGGTTGGAGGAGTACAGCCCGGCCGCCATCATGCAGTCCTCCTCCGGCTCCCTCGAGATCGCCTACTCGGACAACATCGGTCACCTCGTGCACGGCAGGATCGCCGACCCCTCGGACATCAACTCGGCAAAGTGGGCGACGGTCTCGGGGAACGAGGCCTTCTCGGGACGTCCGACTCTCGCGGAGCACGAGGACGGCCGGGTCGTCGTCACGGGACACAACCTCTCGGGTGACATCTGGCAGCTCAACCAGAAGGCGAAGACCTCCGCCGACTGGGAGCCCTGGCTCTCCCTGGGCGGCGCCATGGCCCAGCACCCCGTGACCACGAAGACGGCCACCGGCAGGCTGGTGCAGTTCACCACCGACACGGACGGACGGCCCTGGTACCGGATCCAGCAGCGCCCCAACGTCTCGTTCATGGCCTGGATGCCGCTGAACGGCCTCGGCCTCTCCGGTCCGCTGACCGCCGTCCCGGCCCGTGACGGTATCCAGCTGTTCGGCAGGAACGCGGCCGGATCGATGGTCACCGCCCGGTTCGACGAGGCCGGCACCCTCACGTCCTGGACCGGACTCGGCGACCGGACCGTCACCGGCACTCCGGCCGTCGTCGTCTATCCGGGGTACCGCTACCGCGTGTTCGCCAACGACGGCCAGGGCAACGTCGTCACCACCACCCAGGACGCCGAGGGCGGTGCCTACAGCGCGTGGAGCACCATCGCGGGTGTGGTGGCCGAAGGGTCGCCGACCGCCGTGGTCTCCCCGGCGTCGGGCCTGACCGAGATCATGGTGCGCGACGCCACGGGCGGCGTCCACAACACGGGCGAGACCACGCAGGGGAGCGGAGTCTGGCGCACCTGGGACCGGGTGGCCGACGGCGCGGCCGCCGAGCCCACCACGTTCACCTACACCAACGCCAACGGTCCGCGCTGGGGCTTCACCTTCCGCTCCGCCTCCAACGCCACCTGGATCTACGAGCTCAACGCCAACTTCAGCGCTTTCGCCGCCCGCTCCACCGGCCCGTCGGCCCGGTTCACGGGCACCGAGCTGAACGCCCCGCCGGCCGGCTGA
- the leuE gene encoding leucine efflux protein LeuE produces the protein MLGVTDLPTYLAGLVLIILLPGPNSLYVLSVAARRGVRTGYVAAAGVWTGDTVLMTLSALGAASLLQTTPLLFAVVKYAGAGYLTWLAIGMMRTAVSMWRERHQRAAELKEESAAPAAGVEHPYRRALVVSLFNPKAILFLISFFVQFVDPGYAYPALSFLLLGTLLQIGSFLYLSVLIFGGTRLATAFRRRKRLSAGATSAAGVLFLGFAAKLSFSGV, from the coding sequence ATGCTGGGTGTCACCGATCTTCCGACCTATCTCGCCGGCCTGGTGCTGATCATTCTGCTGCCCGGTCCGAATTCGCTGTACGTGCTCTCCGTCGCCGCCAGGCGCGGCGTGCGCACCGGCTATGTGGCCGCCGCCGGCGTGTGGACCGGGGACACGGTCCTGATGACGCTGTCCGCACTGGGCGCCGCCTCCCTGCTGCAGACGACGCCACTGCTGTTCGCCGTGGTCAAGTACGCGGGCGCGGGGTATCTGACCTGGCTGGCGATCGGGATGATGCGGACCGCCGTGTCGATGTGGCGTGAAAGGCACCAGCGGGCCGCGGAGCTGAAGGAGGAGAGTGCCGCACCGGCGGCGGGTGTGGAACACCCCTACCGCCGGGCGCTCGTGGTCAGCCTGTTCAACCCGAAGGCGATCCTGTTCCTGATCTCCTTCTTCGTGCAGTTCGTCGATCCCGGTTACGCCTATCCGGCGCTCTCCTTCCTGCTGCTTGGCACGCTGCTCCAGATCGGCAGCTTCCTCTACCTCTCGGTGCTCATATTCGGCGGCACCCGCCTGGCCACCGCGTTCCGCCGCCGCAAGCGGCTGTCGGCGGGGGCCACGTCGGCGGCGGGCGTGCTGTTCCTCGGGTTCGCGGCGAAGCTGTCGTTCAGCGGGGTCTGA
- a CDS encoding MarR family winged helix-turn-helix transcriptional regulator has translation MDYSHDDAGLARQPIGYWSWAAHEATVTHIRAALAEHGLTQPPWWVLNQLTEADELGRPRAEVVAMLRGYLNVGDSLEPEIDALVAKGLVTEDPTTRLRLTAEGHALRAEAFERVSGASAEIHAGIPDEEFVAALKVLQRMIHNVGGKAWHH, from the coding sequence ATGGACTACTCACATGACGACGCAGGACTCGCACGGCAGCCCATCGGCTACTGGAGCTGGGCCGCCCACGAAGCGACCGTGACCCACATCCGGGCCGCACTGGCCGAACACGGTCTGACCCAGCCTCCCTGGTGGGTCCTCAACCAGCTCACCGAGGCGGACGAACTCGGCCGCCCGCGCGCGGAGGTGGTCGCGATGCTCCGCGGCTACCTGAATGTCGGCGACTCGCTGGAGCCCGAGATCGACGCCCTCGTCGCCAAGGGTCTGGTCACGGAGGACCCCACCACCCGCCTCCGGCTGACCGCCGAAGGGCACGCGCTGCGTGCCGAGGCGTTCGAACGGGTCAGCGGGGCGAGCGCGGAGATCCACGCCGGGATTCCCGACGAGGAGTTCGTGGCCGCACTGAAGGTGCTCCAGCGGATGATCCACAACGTGGGCGGCAAGGCCTGGCACCACTGA